In Poseidonibacter antarcticus, a single genomic region encodes these proteins:
- a CDS encoding restriction endonuclease gives MKNEFELFLENNFKKNPLCSRLNSISGGYYWKYDFLLLELYKNKEFRNNDSYIIEYFLSHFDFYCYPEFPKEKIVEILKLLIKEKTKLELLKILDKLYFSQIRKILLIFIEQLDYKSMKILINTDENSVSKIINIVILIFETSQILKDYKNFDFQTKPEFTESKHILKNDNYIKFNKYIEKLIKQNKPIMSLYLLNYFGGCGDNNSDYDLIINNYIKAFVSLERIDILAKYYDELELANDNIEFLVLLAEYYIKIKDSDNATLIINNITKIEPTYPFIKLGLNEIQKIFMINKLTADNIDIENINKLTGQEFEILLINKFKELGFKTIATPITGDYGADIIIETQDETRFIIQCKRFKSKVNLKAIQEVVGALAHYNGDLGIVITNSTFLNSAIKLADSNDIELWDNFRLMQFLSNDISFSQIVDS, from the coding sequence ATGAAAAATGAATTCGAACTTTTTTTAGAAAATAATTTTAAGAAAAATCCTTTGTGTTCTAGACTAAATAGCATTAGTGGTGGGTATTATTGGAAATATGACTTTCTTCTGTTAGAATTATATAAAAACAAGGAATTTAGGAATAATGATTCTTACATTATAGAATATTTTCTAAGTCATTTTGATTTTTATTGCTACCCCGAATTTCCCAAAGAAAAGATTGTTGAAATATTAAAACTATTAATTAAAGAAAAGACAAAATTAGAACTACTGAAAATATTAGATAAACTATATTTTTCTCAGATAAGAAAGATTCTACTTATTTTTATTGAACAGTTAGATTATAAGTCAATGAAAATTTTAATCAATACAGATGAGAACAGTGTATCAAAGATAATAAATATAGTAATTTTAATATTTGAAACTTCTCAAATTTTAAAAGATTATAAAAATTTTGATTTTCAAACAAAGCCTGAATTTACAGAATCAAAACATATTTTGAAAAATGATAACTATATTAAATTTAATAAGTATATAGAAAAATTAATTAAGCAAAATAAGCCGATTATGTCACTATATTTATTGAATTATTTTGGTGGATGTGGTGATAATAACTCTGATTATGATTTAATAATTAATAATTATATTAAAGCTTTTGTTTCATTAGAAAGAATAGATATACTTGCTAAGTATTATGATGAATTAGAATTAGCAAATGATAATATAGAATTCTTAGTACTTTTAGCAGAATATTATATAAAAATTAAAGATTCTGATAATGCAACACTAATTATAAATAATATTACAAAAATTGAACCAACATATCCATTCATTAAATTGGGGTTAAATGAAATTCAAAAGATATTTATGATTAATAAGTTGACTGCTGATAATATAGATATAGAAAATATAAATAAATTAACTGGACAAGAATTTGAAATATTATTAATAAACAAATTTAAAGAGTTAGGTTTTAAAACAATAGCTACCCCTATTACTGGTGATTATGGTGCAGATATTATTATTGAAACGCAAGATGAAACAAGGTTTATTATCCAATGTAAAAGATTCAAAAGCAAGGTGAATTTAAAAGCTATTCAAGAAGTTGTAGGTGCTTTGGCACACTATAATGGTGATTTAGGTATTGTCATTACCAATAGTACTTTTTTAAATAGTGCAATAAAACTAGCTGATAGTAATGACATTGAATTGTGGGATAATTTTAGATTGATGCAATTTTTATCTAATGATATTTCATTTTCACAAATTGTTGATTCATAG
- a CDS encoding haloalkane dehalogenase, translating into MKNNKQISAAFPFESKFQEVLGSKMHYVDEGDKNSKDTFLLIHGNPTSSYLWRNIIPHVSPLGRVVVPDLIGMGKSDKPDIDYTFEDHITYLDAFIEKLALKNIILIIQDWGSALGFNYANQHRENVKGIVFFEAMSQVSYWKNTTKETETLFKKFRDPIEGHEMIVKNNFFIEAMLPMMAGRELTKEEMDHYRAPYLEEKSRKPLLVWPGQISFDGVPKFTTDIVNSYTEYHKNSDVPKLLFYAEPGLIINRELGEHIAETWENITAVDLGEGKHYLQESHPHEIGEGIVDWYKKILNK; encoded by the coding sequence ATGAAAAACAACAAACAAATATCAGCAGCGTTTCCTTTTGAATCTAAATTTCAAGAAGTATTAGGTTCTAAAATGCATTATGTAGATGAAGGAGATAAAAATTCAAAAGACACTTTTTTACTAATACACGGAAATCCTACTTCAAGTTATTTATGGAGAAATATCATTCCGCATGTAAGTCCATTAGGTCGAGTAGTTGTTCCAGATCTTATTGGAATGGGTAAGTCTGACAAGCCCGATATAGATTATACGTTTGAAGACCATATTACATATTTAGATGCGTTTATTGAAAAATTAGCTTTAAAAAATATCATTCTTATAATACAAGATTGGGGTTCTGCTTTAGGTTTTAACTATGCCAATCAGCACAGAGAAAATGTAAAAGGGATTGTTTTTTTTGAAGCTATGTCTCAAGTTTCTTATTGGAAAAATACAACTAAAGAGACCGAAACATTATTTAAAAAATTTCGTGACCCAATAGAAGGACATGAAATGATCGTTAAAAACAACTTCTTTATTGAAGCTATGCTACCTATGATGGCGGGCAGAGAATTAACTAAAGAAGAAATGGATCATTACCGAGCTCCTTATTTGGAAGAAAAGAGCCGTAAACCACTATTAGTTTGGCCTGGCCAAATTTCGTTTGATGGCGTTCCAAAATTTACCACTGACATTGTTAATTCATATACTGAATACCACAAAAATTCAGATGTTCCTAAGTTGTTGTTTTATGCAGAACCAGGACTAATAATTAATCGAGAATTAGGTGAGCATATAGCTGAAACTTGGGAAAATATTACTGCAGTAGATTTAGGTGAAGGAAAGCATTATCTACAAGAATCACATCCACACGAAATTGGGGAAGGTATTGTAGATTGGTATAAAAAAATATTAAATAAATAA
- a CDS encoding DNA alkylation repair protein, whose translation MKNYLQEIEKITSKAGETVPLQRKSFKRGFSFKQMSFNEQLEIWSYIWTNTKVYRAEMFCLYFLEEHIKNKEKMLSSWSTIKLWQDKINRWETSDSISKIYAQLVEYDAELILPTYKKWNTSKNPWHRRQSIVGLLYYSAQRKHYLPFQVLIDLVAPLISDNAYYVEKGVGWTLREIGNIYPKEQEEFLFKNATKICAYGYSAGTEKWDKTKREKLKEVRKVARFLNRKNSISKLKR comes from the coding sequence ATGAAAAACTATCTTCAAGAAATAGAAAAAATCACTTCTAAAGCAGGTGAAACCGTTCCTTTACAAAGGAAATCTTTTAAAAGAGGTTTTTCTTTTAAGCAAATGTCTTTTAATGAACAATTAGAGATATGGAGTTATATATGGACGAACACAAAAGTGTATAGAGCAGAAATGTTTTGTTTGTATTTCTTGGAGGAGCATATTAAAAACAAAGAAAAAATGCTTTCCTCTTGGTCAACGATTAAATTATGGCAAGACAAAATTAATCGTTGGGAAACAAGCGATAGTATTTCAAAAATATATGCTCAGTTAGTAGAATATGATGCAGAACTAATTTTGCCAACGTATAAAAAATGGAATACTTCTAAAAACCCATGGCATAGAAGACAAAGCATAGTGGGTTTACTTTATTATAGCGCACAGAGAAAACACTATTTGCCTTTCCAGGTACTTATAGATTTGGTAGCACCTTTAATTTCTGACAACGCTTATTATGTGGAGAAAGGCGTGGGTTGGACTCTTAGAGAAATAGGAAATATATACCCTAAAGAACAGGAAGAATTTCTATTTAAAAATGCAACTAAAATTTGTGCTTATGGATATAGTGCAGGTACAGAAAAGTGGGATAAAACAAAACGAGAAAAACTGAAGGAAGTTAGAAAAGTAGCAAGATTTCTAAACCGCAAAAATTCAATTTCAAAATTAAAAAGGTAA
- a CDS encoding TetR/AcrR family transcriptional regulator: protein MSIEESKRSRGRPKTLNREHILDISMKAYWEEGIEVISLNEICKRANVSKPGIYREFGNDDGLLKAVLEHYEKNVITEVQKLFIEDLPFCDTLDKFVSRLTVKSTNHDGCLFIKLRDSNYPLGDETKKEIERIHKQYVETYEKWIQRSKENADFTKDISSKLAANYIDTQVSMAMNRISNGYDVKTMKEILTLSFSIFK from the coding sequence ATGAGTATAGAAGAAAGTAAACGTTCAAGAGGACGACCAAAAACATTAAATAGAGAGCATATCTTAGATATAAGTATGAAAGCATACTGGGAAGAAGGTATTGAAGTAATATCTCTTAATGAGATATGTAAAAGGGCAAATGTATCTAAGCCTGGGATTTATAGAGAATTTGGAAATGATGATGGCCTATTAAAAGCTGTATTAGAACATTATGAGAAGAATGTAATAACTGAAGTTCAAAAGTTATTTATAGAAGATCTTCCCTTCTGTGATACTTTAGATAAGTTTGTATCAAGGTTAACAGTTAAAAGTACTAATCATGATGGATGTTTATTTATAAAATTGCGTGATTCAAATTATCCTTTAGGTGATGAAACTAAAAAAGAAATTGAGCGTATTCACAAACAATATGTTGAAACATATGAAAAATGGATTCAAAGATCAAAAGAAAATGCTGACTTTACTAAAGACATCTCCTCAAAGCTGGCAGCAAATTATATTGATACCCAAGTAAGTATGGCAATGAACAGAATATCTAATGGTTATGATGTGAAAACTATGAAAGAAATTCTAACTTTATCTTTCTCTATCTTTAAATAA
- a CDS encoding nucleotidyltransferase family protein: MEKSNNLAVLILAAGTSSRLGEPKQLLKVGNETLIQIAVKKALKISSNVKVVLGHKNDEIKNEIIDFPISIMVNSNYKEGMGSSISYCIPYFLEFEKVLIMLCDQPLIPLNHYQKLIKKSSENKNLIICSKYQNRFAVPSIFPKIYFKMLENLKGDKGAKKFLEENPLDFVLLEDKYSIDIDTKKDYLNFLNT; the protein is encoded by the coding sequence ATGGAAAAATCTAATAATCTAGCCGTACTTATTTTAGCTGCTGGTACTTCTTCACGTTTAGGAGAACCTAAACAGTTATTAAAAGTAGGGAATGAAACATTAATTCAAATAGCTGTAAAAAAAGCATTGAAAATAAGCTCTAACGTAAAAGTTGTATTAGGGCATAAAAATGATGAGATTAAAAATGAAATAATTGATTTCCCTATATCAATAATGGTTAACTCAAATTATAAAGAAGGGATGGGAAGTTCTATCTCTTATTGTATACCTTACTTCCTTGAATTTGAAAAGGTACTAATTATGTTATGCGACCAACCCTTAATTCCTTTAAATCATTATCAAAAATTGATTAAGAAATCATCAGAAAATAAAAATTTAATTATATGTTCAAAATATCAAAATAGATTTGCCGTTCCCTCAATATTTCCTAAAATATATTTTAAAATGTTAGAAAATTTAAAAGGCGATAAAGGTGCAAAAAAGTTTCTTGAAGAAAATCCTTTAGATTTTGTATTGTTAGAAGATAAATATTCTATTGATATAGATACAAAAAAAGATTATCTTAATTTTTTAAATACTTAA